A genomic window from Rhizobium sp. EC-SD404 includes:
- a CDS encoding phosphopentomutase → MSRAFLFVLDSVGIGGAPDAQAFGDEGADTLGHIAEFCAMGAGDRQGLREGPLDLPNLTSLGLGRAMRLAAGATPAALATNDRPRAIYGAASETSRGKDTPSGHWEIAGVPVEFDWGYFPTEGDAFSPELVAEIVEKGEIPGILGNCHASGTEIIARLGEEHIRTGKPICYTSADSVFQIAAHETHFGLDRLLKLCERVHELVAPLNIGRVIARPFVGESAATFERTGNRRDYSVPPPEPTVLDRAKEAGRNVIAVGKIGDIFAHQGVTDLRKANGNVALFQRTLEAMDDAEDGDLVFTNFVDFDMLFGHRRDVPGYAAALEAFDRRLPEIEAKLKKGDVVIITADHGCDPTWRGSDHTRERVPILAFGPDVIARSIGVRTTFADIGESIATHLKLPRGKHGRSFL, encoded by the coding sequence ATGTCGCGCGCATTTCTGTTCGTGCTCGATTCCGTCGGTATCGGCGGGGCTCCCGATGCCCAGGCTTTCGGCGATGAGGGCGCCGACACGCTCGGCCACATCGCCGAGTTCTGCGCAATGGGCGCTGGCGACCGGCAGGGTCTGCGTGAAGGGCCGCTCGATCTCCCCAATCTGACGTCGCTCGGCCTCGGCCGCGCCATGCGCCTAGCCGCGGGCGCGACGCCGGCTGCGCTCGCGACCAATGACCGCCCGCGCGCGATTTATGGCGCAGCAAGCGAAACATCGCGCGGCAAGGACACGCCCTCCGGCCACTGGGAAATCGCCGGCGTTCCCGTCGAATTCGACTGGGGGTATTTTCCGACCGAAGGCGACGCATTCTCGCCCGAGCTTGTCGCGGAGATCGTCGAGAAGGGCGAAATCCCCGGCATCCTCGGCAATTGCCACGCATCGGGCACGGAGATCATCGCGCGCCTCGGCGAGGAGCACATCCGTACTGGCAAGCCGATCTGCTACACCTCCGCCGACAGCGTCTTCCAGATCGCAGCGCACGAAACGCATTTCGGTCTCGACCGGCTGCTGAAGCTTTGCGAACGCGTGCACGAACTGGTCGCGCCGCTCAATATCGGGCGTGTCATCGCACGGCCCTTCGTCGGCGAAAGCGCCGCCACCTTCGAGCGTACGGGAAACCGTCGCGACTATTCCGTGCCGCCGCCGGAGCCGACCGTGTTGGATCGTGCCAAGGAAGCCGGCCGCAACGTCATCGCGGTTGGGAAGATCGGCGATATCTTCGCTCACCAGGGCGTGACGGACCTGCGCAAGGCCAACGGTAACGTGGCGCTCTTCCAGCGGACACTGGAAGCGATGGACGATGCCGAAGACGGCGATCTCGTCTTCACCAACTTCGTCGATTTCGACATGCTCTTCGGCCACCGCCGCGACGTTCCGGGTTATGCGGCCGCTCTCGAAGCATTCGATCGACGCCTACCCGAAATCGAGGCCAAGCTGAAGAAGGGCGACGTGGTGATCATCACCGCGGATCATGGCTGTGATCCCACCTGGCGCGGCAGCGATCACACGCGCGAACGGGTGCCGATCCTGGCCTTCGGACCGGATGTCATTGCGCGGTCGATCGGCGTGCGCACGACGTTTGCTGATATCGGTGAAAGCATCGCCACGCATCTGAAGCTGCCGCGCGGCAAGCACGGGCGGTCTTTCCTGTGA
- a CDS encoding TadE/TadG family type IV pilus assembly protein translates to MSAAPKQTFRGLLRRLRGDRSGVGAIEFAFIAPVMIVLYIGAVEVSVAMSVNKKLARASSTVADLITQKQSVTRDDLKSMNTVAQSIMSPYDPTPVAMKVTGIWVGADLVPKVEWSWKPNAGNGEAAYQVGSVADIPENLKIANTFLLRSEIDYRHDMITSFPITGQTMTDIDMGKTYHLRPRIGERVTCSC, encoded by the coding sequence ATGAGCGCAGCGCCGAAACAGACATTTCGCGGCCTGCTGCGCCGTTTGCGTGGCGATCGCTCGGGCGTTGGCGCCATCGAGTTCGCCTTTATCGCGCCGGTCATGATCGTGCTCTATATCGGCGCGGTCGAGGTCTCCGTCGCCATGTCCGTCAACAAGAAGCTTGCGCGCGCGTCGAGCACCGTCGCCGACCTGATCACCCAGAAGCAATCGGTCACGCGCGACGATCTCAAGAGCATGAACACCGTCGCTCAGAGCATCATGTCGCCCTATGACCCAACGCCGGTGGCGATGAAGGTAACGGGCATCTGGGTTGGGGCGGATCTGGTGCCGAAGGTCGAATGGTCCTGGAAGCCGAACGCAGGCAATGGCGAGGCGGCCTATCAAGTGGGCTCGGTCGCCGATATCCCTGAGAACCTGAAGATTGCGAACACGTTTCTGCTGCGCAGCGAGATCGACTACCGGCACGATATGATCACGTCGTTCCCGATCACCGGCCAGACGATGACCGACATCGACATGGGCAAGACCTACCATCTGCGCCCCCGCATCGGCGAACGCGTCACCTGCAGCTGCTGA
- a CDS encoding TadE/TadG family type IV pilus assembly protein: MTASTGRKGVFRRLGRAGRSFRRSEDGAAAIEFAILAIPFFMLLFAIIESCIAYAAEQVLDNAVDDIGRQLRTGQITAGANLPTDMDEEEFRDAFCERIEVMLSCETDKLYLDIRSFSNFANIPVGIPRQDNRAYGDLDTENFGYAPGGAGTVNMVRAFYRWPIITDLIRPHITNIRPADGSMPTDYLIVGTSAFQNEAY, translated from the coding sequence ATGACAGCTTCGACAGGTCGCAAAGGCGTATTCAGACGTCTTGGCCGAGCAGGCCGCTCGTTCCGCCGTTCCGAAGACGGGGCGGCCGCGATCGAGTTCGCCATTCTCGCAATCCCGTTTTTCATGTTGCTCTTCGCGATCATCGAATCCTGCATTGCCTACGCAGCGGAGCAAGTGCTTGACAATGCCGTCGACGATATCGGCCGTCAGCTGCGCACGGGACAGATCACTGCCGGCGCCAATCTGCCGACGGACATGGACGAGGAAGAGTTCCGCGATGCCTTTTGCGAGCGCATCGAGGTCATGCTCTCCTGCGAGACGGACAAGCTCTATCTCGACATCCGTTCCTTTTCGAATTTCGCCAACATCCCGGTTGGTATTCCGCGCCAGGACAATCGCGCCTATGGCGATCTGGACACCGAGAACTTCGGTTATGCGCCGGGCGGCGCCGGCACGGTCAACATGGTGCGCGCCTTCTATCGCTGGCCGATCATCACCGACCTCATTCGCCCGCACATCACGAATATCCGTCCCGCGGACGGGTCGATGCCGACCGACTATCTGATCGTCGGAACGTCCGCATTCCAGAACGAGGCGTACTGA
- a CDS encoding pilus assembly protein N-terminal domain-containing protein has product MTKRAARSGLIALCSLVGLSAVSTLPAAAENIRVFMDYARVLKLDRAVSKVIIGNPNIADVTVSDPQTIVVTGRSFGVTNLVIIDTEGTTLVDERIVVARDGTDQLRVYRNTEPSTLICSPTCETPSDTAAAVN; this is encoded by the coding sequence ATGACGAAGCGTGCCGCCAGATCGGGTCTCATTGCACTCTGCAGCCTTGTCGGGCTCAGCGCCGTATCGACCCTGCCGGCTGCAGCCGAAAACATCCGCGTCTTTATGGACTACGCTCGCGTGCTGAAGCTCGACCGCGCTGTCAGCAAGGTCATCATCGGAAATCCCAACATCGCCGACGTCACCGTCAGCGATCCGCAGACCATTGTCGTTACGGGCAGATCGTTTGGCGTGACGAACCTCGTCATCATCGACACCGAGGGCACGACCCTTGTCGACGAGCGGATCGTCGTCGCGCGCGACGGCACGGACCAGTTGCGTGTCTACCGCAACACCGAACCATCGACCCTCATCTGTTCGCCTACCTGCGAGACCCCGTCCGACACGGCCGCTGCGGTCAACTGA
- a CDS encoding Flp family type IVb pilin, giving the protein MKNLIARFMKDESGATAIEYGLIAALISVGIIGAVGLVGNELEDTFGEIENGLAGR; this is encoded by the coding sequence ATGAAAAACCTTATCGCACGTTTCATGAAAGACGAGTCGGGTGCAACGGCCATCGAATACGGTCTGATCGCAGCTCTGATCTCCGTCGGCATCATCGGCGCTGTTGGCCTGGTGGGCAATGAGTTGGAAGACACCTTCGGAGAAATTGAGAACGGCTTGGCAGGCCGGTAA
- a CDS encoding prepilin peptidase, whose protein sequence is MLTAAILVIFPLCMAYAAFSDLLTMTIANRVSLLLVASFFLIAPFAGLQFYDVGNHVAAMLIVFVVCFGLFAVNTMGGGDAKLLSASALWFGLGTELLTFLILVTAIGGLLCLFILKARSPAGFYIMSRIPLTHNLTTAQGVPYGIAIGAAGLITYPDTAIMQQVMAQLAAG, encoded by the coding sequence ATGCTTACAGCAGCCATTCTCGTCATCTTTCCGCTTTGCATGGCCTATGCGGCCTTCTCAGATCTGTTGACGATGACGATCGCGAACCGCGTTTCGTTACTCTTGGTGGCTTCCTTTTTCCTTATCGCGCCATTTGCGGGCCTTCAGTTTTATGACGTCGGCAATCACGTCGCAGCAATGCTCATCGTCTTCGTCGTCTGCTTTGGCCTTTTCGCCGTAAACACTATGGGTGGCGGAGATGCCAAGCTTCTATCCGCCAGCGCACTTTGGTTCGGCCTCGGCACGGAGCTTCTGACTTTCCTTATTCTGGTTACCGCGATTGGTGGCCTTCTGTGCCTGTTCATCCTCAAGGCGCGTAGCCCAGCCGGCTTCTACATCATGTCGCGCATACCGCTGACCCATAATCTGACCACTGCGCAAGGCGTGCCTTATGGTATCGCCATCGGTGCTGCCGGTCTCATCACCTATCCGGACACCGCTATAATGCAGCAGGTCATGGCGCAGCTCGCGGCCGGCTGA
- the cpaB gene encoding Flp pilus assembly protein CpaB, protein MKPARLVILTVAVAAAGLAGYLAMTLSAPQPVTEPSIQQVTERIDVTDVLVANTSLPIGTRITAEVIEWREWPTSGLTEGFITRNERPDASTELEGAVVRLPVFDGEPMRAEKIVDSSSRIMSSLLPSGKRAVATDISVSTSAGGFILPNDRVDVVMVRRGETDNYLTEVVLSNIRVLAIDQTIQENDDGSRTAIGSTATLELTPEQTQVIAVAQQMADRLTLALRSVADVQQSDTTFAEHLLSGESGADSIQLIRSGAITSVGQ, encoded by the coding sequence ATGAAGCCTGCCCGCCTCGTCATACTTACCGTGGCCGTCGCCGCGGCCGGCCTGGCCGGCTATTTGGCGATGACGCTGAGCGCGCCGCAGCCCGTTACCGAGCCCTCCATCCAGCAGGTCACCGAACGCATCGACGTGACGGATGTCCTTGTCGCCAATACGAGCCTGCCGATCGGGACGCGTATCACGGCAGAAGTCATCGAGTGGCGTGAATGGCCGACGAGTGGTCTCACGGAAGGTTTCATCACCCGCAACGAACGGCCGGACGCATCGACCGAACTCGAGGGCGCCGTCGTCCGGCTGCCCGTTTTCGACGGCGAACCCATGCGCGCCGAAAAGATCGTCGATAGCTCATCGCGCATCATGTCGTCGCTGCTGCCTTCGGGCAAACGCGCGGTCGCAACCGATATCTCGGTTTCAACAAGCGCCGGCGGCTTCATTCTGCCGAACGACCGCGTCGATGTCGTCATGGTGCGGCGCGGGGAAACCGACAACTATCTGACCGAAGTCGTGCTCAGCAACATCCGCGTTCTGGCGATCGACCAGACGATCCAGGAAAACGATGACGGCAGCCGCACGGCAATCGGCTCGACCGCAACGCTCGAGCTGACGCCCGAGCAGACGCAGGTCATCGCGGTCGCCCAGCAGATGGCCGACCGGCTGACGCTCGCGCTGCGCAGCGTCGCCGACGTCCAGCAATCCGACACGACATTCGCAGAACATCTCTTGAGCGGTGAAAGCGGCGCGGATTCGATCCAGCTCATCCGCTCCGGCGCCATCACGAGCGTTGGCCAGTAA
- a CDS encoding type II and III secretion system protein family protein — translation MLLAGAATLSDPFSGFQIAAAQAQEANIIRIAQGGSGVSKRVGLGLNKAVVIDLPSQAGDILVADPSIADAVTRTSTRLYLFGKSVGQTNIFVFGPNGEEVVTLELQIERDITGLQQQLARFIPDSDISVEIINDNIVLNGSVQTPQDAQRASQLAQIFLTGGEATTRNLTAVGDGGDAAIFAEDRQTSQIVNLLTIQGEDQVTLKVTVAEVSRQVLKQLGFNTSSSISGSAVAGRFLTDMPANLGKPALEATSGSIFGNFGDFDFAGYMNAMERAGVMRTLAEPSLTAISGEPASFYVGGEFRLVDGQSVGEDDNGNRTLTYDIAQVEYGIRLNFTPVVLAPGRISMRIRTEVSEPTFEDSVALSAGTNVQGANLMSIRRREAETSVELPSGGSIVIAGLVRDDIRQAMSGYPGLSKVPILGTLFRSRDFQRNETELVIIATPYLVRPVARNELARPDDNFNAASDGAGFFLGRVNRVYGRADTNLPDGRYHGAVGFIYK, via the coding sequence ATCCTCCTCGCTGGTGCGGCAACGCTCAGTGATCCATTCTCCGGTTTCCAGATTGCCGCCGCACAGGCGCAGGAAGCCAACATCATTCGCATCGCGCAGGGCGGTTCAGGTGTTTCCAAGCGCGTTGGGCTCGGCCTCAACAAGGCGGTGGTGATCGATCTTCCGAGCCAGGCCGGCGACATCCTGGTTGCCGACCCATCGATCGCCGATGCCGTGACGCGCACTTCCACGCGGCTTTACCTCTTCGGCAAATCTGTCGGCCAGACCAACATCTTCGTGTTTGGACCGAACGGCGAAGAAGTCGTCACGCTGGAATTGCAGATCGAGCGCGACATCACCGGGCTGCAGCAGCAGCTGGCACGCTTCATTCCCGACAGCGACATCTCCGTCGAGATCATCAACGACAACATCGTGCTGAACGGCTCGGTGCAGACGCCGCAGGATGCCCAGCGCGCAAGTCAGCTCGCGCAGATATTCCTGACAGGCGGTGAAGCGACGACCCGCAACCTGACCGCTGTCGGCGACGGCGGCGATGCCGCGATCTTCGCCGAAGACCGCCAGACGTCGCAGATCGTCAACCTCCTGACGATCCAGGGCGAAGACCAGGTTACGCTGAAGGTCACGGTCGCCGAAGTCAGTCGCCAGGTGCTCAAGCAGCTCGGCTTCAACACGTCGAGCTCGATCAGCGGCTCGGCCGTGGCCGGCCGATTCCTCACCGACATGCCCGCCAATCTCGGCAAGCCGGCACTCGAAGCGACGAGCGGGAGCATATTCGGCAATTTCGGCGATTTCGATTTCGCCGGCTACATGAATGCCATGGAGCGCGCCGGCGTGATGCGCACGCTGGCCGAACCCTCGCTCACCGCGATCTCCGGCGAACCCGCATCCTTCTATGTGGGCGGTGAATTCCGCCTTGTCGATGGCCAGAGCGTCGGCGAAGACGACAATGGCAACCGCACGCTGACCTACGATATCGCGCAGGTCGAATACGGCATCCGCCTGAACTTCACGCCGGTCGTGCTTGCTCCGGGCCGGATCAGCATGCGTATCCGGACCGAAGTCTCAGAGCCCACCTTCGAGGACTCGGTCGCTCTGTCCGCCGGCACGAACGTGCAGGGCGCCAACCTGATGTCCATCCGGAGGCGCGAAGCTGAAACTTCGGTCGAGCTGCCGTCGGGCGGGTCGATCGTGATTGCCGGCCTCGTGCGCGATGACATCCGTCAGGCCATGTCCGGCTATCCAGGCCTTTCGAAGGTTCCGATCCTCGGCACGCTCTTCCGCAGCCGCGATTTCCAGCGCAACGAGACCGAGCTGGTCATCATCGCGACGCCTTATCTGGTGCGCCCGGTGGCTCGCAACGAACTCGCCCGTCCGGACGACAATTTCAACGCTGCAAGCGACGGCGCCGGCTTCTTCCTCGGCCGCGTGAACCGTGTCTATGGCCGCGCCGACACCAATCTGCCCGATGGCCGTTATCACGGCGCCGTCGGCTTCATCTACAAGTAA
- a CDS encoding CpaD family pilus assembly protein — MTLKARSPFSRPAALRSVLLAGIAMTLAACANVHHIEVGAVPDDYRTNHPIIVGEQERTIDIPVGSGDQRMTLGARGAIRGYANRYRDTASGAITILTPHGSVNSNAASIVANDIRSELVAQGIPGGNIIVTAYQANATGDAAPIRLSYYAIAASTGECGRWPEDILANGNENKHYANFGCASQSNLAAQIADPMDLIAPRGSSPIDAERRGNAIGDYQADGAAL; from the coding sequence ATGACCTTGAAGGCACGATCACCATTTAGCCGCCCCGCCGCACTGCGCAGCGTGCTTCTCGCAGGTATCGCGATGACGCTCGCGGCCTGCGCCAACGTGCATCACATCGAAGTCGGGGCAGTGCCGGACGATTACCGCACGAACCACCCGATCATCGTCGGCGAGCAGGAACGCACGATCGACATCCCTGTCGGCTCCGGCGACCAACGCATGACGCTCGGTGCACGGGGCGCCATTCGCGGCTACGCCAATCGCTATCGCGACACGGCTTCCGGCGCGATCACGATCCTGACGCCGCACGGTTCCGTCAATTCCAACGCCGCTTCGATCGTCGCCAACGACATTCGCTCGGAACTGGTTGCCCAGGGCATCCCCGGCGGCAACATCATCGTCACCGCCTATCAGGCGAACGCAACGGGCGATGCGGCACCGATCCGGCTTTCCTACTACGCGATCGCAGCCTCTACCGGGGAATGCGGACGCTGGCCCGAAGACATTCTCGCCAATGGCAACGAGAACAAGCATTACGCCAATTTCGGTTGCGCCTCGCAAAGCAACCTCGCCGCCCAGATCGCGGATCCGATGGATCTGATTGCGCCGCGCGGCTCATCGCCGATCGACGCGGAGCGCCGCGGCAACGCGATCGGCGACTATCAGGCGGACGGCGCTGCGCTTTAA
- a CDS encoding CpaE family protein — protein MSESDVVRGQIDRLRPLPRISIQAFFETEGLLRTIERCGEDRRMAKVNLRVNKGGLPAAINMFASHPTPNLIILESDGDRATLLGELEQLAEVCDASTKVVIVGHQNDVGLYRELIRNGISEYIVAPVSLADLIGVITTIFVDPEAEPIGRTIAFVGAKGGVGSSTMAHNCAFAISNLFSEEVILADLDMAFGTANINFDQDPPQGMSEAVYSPERLDDVFLDRLLAKCSERLSMLAAPSMLDRTYDFEQSTFTPMIEVVQRSAPVAVLDVPHVWTDWARNVLSTVDQVVITAVPDLANLRNTKNMLDVLKKMRPNDQLPHLVLNQVGLPKRPEITPADFCDPLGIEPIAILQFEAALFGSAANSGRMISEIDAKSSTAETISQIAHVVTGRAEAKKRKKSGLPDLMSLIGRKKAAR, from the coding sequence ATGAGCGAGAGCGACGTCGTGCGCGGGCAGATCGACCGGCTGAGGCCGCTTCCGCGGATCTCCATTCAGGCATTCTTCGAAACAGAGGGCCTGTTGCGGACGATCGAGCGCTGTGGCGAAGACCGCCGAATGGCCAAGGTCAATCTGAGGGTGAACAAGGGCGGTCTGCCGGCTGCGATCAACATGTTCGCCTCCCACCCAACGCCCAATCTGATCATCCTGGAATCGGACGGCGACCGGGCAACGCTGCTTGGCGAACTCGAACAACTTGCCGAAGTCTGCGACGCCTCGACCAAGGTCGTCATCGTCGGTCATCAGAACGATGTCGGCCTCTATCGCGAACTCATCCGTAACGGCATTTCAGAATATATCGTCGCTCCGGTGTCGCTTGCAGACCTGATCGGCGTCATCACCACGATCTTCGTGGATCCCGAGGCCGAACCGATCGGACGCACCATCGCCTTCGTCGGTGCCAAGGGTGGCGTGGGCTCGTCCACCATGGCCCACAACTGCGCCTTCGCGATTTCCAACCTCTTCTCCGAGGAAGTCATCCTCGCCGATCTCGACATGGCCTTCGGTACTGCCAACATCAATTTCGACCAGGACCCACCGCAGGGCATGTCCGAAGCAGTCTATTCGCCCGAACGGCTAGACGATGTGTTTCTCGATCGCCTGCTGGCCAAATGCTCTGAGCGGCTCTCGATGCTTGCCGCGCCGTCCATGCTCGACCGCACCTATGATTTCGAACAGTCGACCTTCACGCCGATGATCGAAGTGGTACAGCGCAGCGCACCGGTGGCCGTGCTCGACGTACCCCACGTCTGGACCGACTGGGCGCGCAACGTTCTCTCCACCGTCGACCAGGTCGTCATCACGGCGGTCCCGGATCTGGCGAACCTGCGCAACACCAAGAACATGCTCGACGTGCTGAAGAAGATGCGGCCGAACGACCAGCTTCCGCATCTGGTGCTGAACCAGGTCGGTCTGCCAAAACGCCCCGAGATCACACCTGCAGATTTCTGCGATCCGCTCGGCATCGAGCCCATCGCAATCCTGCAGTTCGAAGCGGCGCTCTTCGGATCGGCGGCGAACAGCGGCCGTATGATCAGCGAGATCGACGCCAAATCCTCAACCGCGGAAACGATCTCACAGATCGCCCATGTGGTCACGGGACGCGCGGAAGCGAAGAAGCGCAAGAAGTCCGGATTGCCGGACCTCATGTCCCTCATCGGCAGGAAGAAGGCAGCACGCTAG
- a CDS encoding CpaF family protein has translation MFGKRGKDGFQRPQVPAEQMPPLAPESLRPIADELELTGAEPAIQASEALQAKAPPPPPVLETRTKSAPPPPAPERKRPRKTETYYDTKSQVFAALIDTIDLSQLAKLDAESAREEIRDIVNDIITIKNFAMSISEQEELLEDICNDVLGYGPLEPLLARDDIADIMVNGAGQTFIEVAGKVEESEIRFRDNSQLLSICQRIVSQVGRRVDESSPICDARLPDGSRVNVIAPPLAIDGTALTIRKFKKDKLTLDQLVKYGTITPEGATILQIIGRVRCNIVISGGTGSGKTTLLNCLTRYIDKTERIITCEDSAELQLQQPHVVRLETRPPNIEGEGEVTMRDLVKNCLRMRPERIIVGEVRGPEVFDLLQAMNTGHDGSMGTIHANTPRECLARMESMIAMGGYTLPAKTVREMIVGSVDVIIQASRLRDGTRRITHITEVIGMEGDVVITQDLVKFSMDGEDANGRIIGAHKSTGIGRPHFWDRARYYNEEKRLAAALDAMERE, from the coding sequence ATGTTCGGCAAAAGAGGCAAGGACGGATTTCAGCGCCCCCAGGTGCCTGCAGAGCAGATGCCGCCATTGGCTCCGGAAAGCCTGCGGCCCATCGCCGACGAGCTTGAGCTGACGGGAGCCGAGCCTGCGATCCAGGCTTCGGAAGCACTTCAGGCCAAGGCGCCCCCGCCCCCGCCGGTGCTCGAAACCCGTACCAAGTCCGCACCACCACCGCCGGCGCCGGAGCGTAAGCGCCCGCGCAAGACGGAAACCTATTACGACACCAAGAGTCAGGTCTTCGCGGCGCTGATCGACACGATCGATCTGTCGCAGCTTGCCAAGCTCGATGCCGAGAGCGCGCGCGAAGAAATCCGCGACATCGTCAACGACATCATCACGATCAAGAATTTCGCGATGTCGATCTCCGAGCAGGAAGAGCTGCTCGAGGATATCTGCAACGACGTTTTGGGCTACGGTCCGCTCGAGCCGCTGCTTGCCCGCGACGACATCGCCGACATCATGGTGAACGGCGCCGGACAGACCTTCATCGAAGTGGCGGGAAAGGTCGAGGAATCGGAGATCCGGTTCCGCGACAACTCGCAGCTTCTGTCGATCTGCCAGCGCATCGTCAGCCAGGTCGGCCGACGCGTCGACGAAAGCTCACCGATCTGCGATGCGCGTCTTCCCGACGGCAGCCGCGTCAACGTCATCGCACCGCCGCTTGCCATCGACGGCACCGCGCTTACCATCCGTAAGTTCAAGAAGGACAAGCTGACGCTCGATCAGCTGGTCAAATACGGGACGATCACGCCGGAAGGCGCGACGATCCTGCAGATCATCGGCCGCGTTCGCTGCAACATCGTCATCTCCGGCGGTACCGGCTCGGGCAAGACGACGCTTCTGAATTGCCTGACGCGCTATATCGACAAGACCGAGCGCATCATCACCTGCGAAGACTCCGCCGAATTGCAGCTGCAGCAGCCGCATGTGGTGCGCCTCGAGACCCGCCCGCCGAATATCGAAGGCGAAGGCGAGGTCACGATGCGCGACCTCGTCAAGAACTGTCTGCGTATGCGCCCCGAGCGGATCATCGTCGGCGAAGTCCGCGGCCCGGAAGTGTTCGACCTTCTGCAGGCGATGAATACCGGCCATGACGGCTCCATGGGTACGATCCACGCCAACACGCCGCGCGAATGCTTGGCACGTATGGAATCGATGATTGCCATGGGCGGCTATACGCTTCCCGCAAAGACGGTGCGCGAGATGATCGTCGGCTCGGTCGACGTCATCATCCAGGCCTCGCGCCTTCGCGATGGAACGCGTCGCATCACCCACATCACCGAAGTTATCGGCATGGAAGGCGATGTCGTCATCACTCAGGACCTGGTGAAGTTCTCCATGGATGGGGAAGACGCCAACGGCCGCATCATCGGCGCGCACAAGTCGACCGGCATCGGCCGTCCGCACTTTTGGGATCGCGCCCGTTATTACAACGAGGAAAAGCGCCTCGCCGCCGCCCTGGATGCGATGGAACGGGAATAG
- a CDS encoding type II secretion system F family protein produces MFGLDPQVVLIVLLVAVAAAGLAYGALYSRFENEKKAQVRLKRVRAAETDLNAVRVARDRVNEASRRRKTIENSLKDLEDKQKENQKTSKSPPLKVLLIQAGLSITPRQFYLMSAGLGALLGFITFVVGMPLLVVAGVAFAAGFGVPRWIVGYIRSKRMKAFLNEFPNALDVMVRSIKSGLPLNDAIRLIAAEGQEPVKSEFRRIVEAQQLGMSVPDAVARLYNSVPLPEASFFAIVISIQAQAGGNLSEALGNLSKVLRDRRKMKAKVQALSMEAKASAAIIGALPFIVAFLVYLTSPDYMIVLFTDARGQFIIGVSAVWMSIGILVMHNMINFEV; encoded by the coding sequence GTGTTCGGTTTAGACCCGCAAGTTGTTCTCATCGTCCTGCTCGTCGCAGTGGCCGCAGCGGGGCTCGCCTATGGCGCGCTTTACTCGCGCTTCGAGAACGAGAAGAAGGCGCAGGTCCGGCTGAAGCGCGTGCGCGCGGCTGAAACGGACCTGAACGCCGTGCGTGTCGCGCGTGACCGCGTCAACGAAGCTTCGCGCCGCCGCAAGACGATCGAGAATTCGCTGAAGGATCTCGAAGACAAGCAGAAAGAGAACCAGAAGACTTCCAAGTCTCCGCCTCTCAAGGTGCTTCTGATTCAGGCGGGTCTCTCCATCACCCCGCGCCAGTTCTACTTGATGAGCGCCGGGCTCGGAGCCCTGCTCGGGTTCATCACGTTTGTGGTCGGAATGCCGCTTCTTGTAGTCGCAGGAGTGGCGTTCGCTGCTGGTTTCGGCGTGCCACGGTGGATCGTCGGCTACATTCGCTCAAAGCGCATGAAGGCCTTTCTCAACGAATTTCCCAATGCGCTCGACGTCATGGTGCGCTCGATCAAGTCCGGTCTGCCGCTCAACGACGCGATCCGCTTGATCGCGGCGGAAGGCCAGGAGCCGGTCAAGAGCGAGTTCCGCCGGATTGTCGAAGCCCAGCAGCTCGGCATGTCTGTACCGGACGCCGTCGCACGGCTCTACAACAGCGTACCGCTGCCCGAGGCGAGCTTCTTCGCCATCGTCATTTCGATCCAGGCCCAGGCCGGCGGCAACCTCTCCGAAGCGCTCGGCAATCTTTCGAAGGTGCTTCGCGACCGCCGCAAGATGAAGGCGAAGGTCCAGGCGCTTTCGATGGAAGCGAAGGCGTCGGCGGCCATCATCGGCGCCCTGCCCTTCATCGTCGCATTTCTCGTCTACCTGACGTCGCCGGACTACATGATCGTCTTGTTCACCGATGCGCGCGGTCAGTTCATCATCGGTGTATCGGCCGTATGGATGAGCATCGGCATTCTCGTCATGCACAACATGATCAATTTCGAAGTCTGA